acatgcATTTATAAGGTGGTCCATCTTCAGCATGTGTTAACATGTGTCTCTGAAAGCTGGCACGGCAAGAataggctttcccacattccttacaatGATAGGGTTTCTGTCCAGTGTGAGTCCTTTCATGTAGTCGAAAGGAACTAGAAGATCTAAAGGCTTTACCACATCGCTTACATTCAAagggtttctcaccagtgtgaaTCATTTCATGTGTTCGAAAGGAGTTGAGATaactgaaggctttcccacattgcttacactcatagggtttctctccagtatgagttcTTTCATGTATTCGAATTGATGTCGAAGAAACGAAAGCTTTACCACAATGTTTACAtacatagggtttctctccagtgtgagttcttTCATGTATTCGAAATGGACTCAGAGAATGAAAGGGTTTCCCACATACCTTACATTTGTAAGGTCCTTCTCCAGTATGCTTTATCATGTGTCTTCGCATACTGGGGATGCAGCTGAATGCTtccccacattccttacattcatagggtttttctccagtgtgagtccTTTCATGTATTTGAAAAGTACTGGCGGATCTAAAGGCTTTACCACATTGCTTACATACAAAGGGCTTCTCACCAGTGTGAATTCTTTCATGTAGTCGAAGAGAGGGGAGATAActgaaggccttcccacactgcttgcattcataaggtttctctccagtatgggTTCTTTCATGTATTCTTAAGGTTGGGGAACAACTGAAGGCTTTACCACATTGCTTACATTTaaagggtttctctccagtgtgaattctttcATGTACTTGAAATGAACTCAGAGAATGAAAGGGTTTCCCACATACCTGACATTTATAAGGCCCATCTCCTGTGTGCTTTATCATGTGTCTTCGAACACTTGTGATACAAgtgaaggcttttccacattccttacattcatagggtttctctccagtgtgactTCTTTCATGTGTTCGAAATCTACTGGGATAATCAAATGCTTTTCCACATACCTTACATTTATATGGTGTATATCCACTGTGTGTGATAATGTGTCTTCTAATTCTTTTGAGAGAAAAGAAGGTTTTTCCACATTCCTTACAATCAtagagtttctctccagtgtgaattatcTCGTGTGTTCGAAAGGAGTGGTGAGAACTGAAGGGTTTCCAACATTGGTTACGTCTATCTGCCTTCTCTCCATATTCCTGATATTCCTTTGGTTCATGTCCACTGTGATCTCTGATGTGTCTATTAAGGGATGAGTGACCCATGCTGACTTCTCCATATACAAAGCtttcacagagtttcactccagGAATTTTCTTGCTCGGATTCTGATTTGCAAACTGGCTAAAAATTCCTCCACGCTGACTACCATCTTTACTTTGATAGAATCTTTCTAACATATGACTTCTGTAAAAAATGAGAAGGACGTTACTAAGGATCTGTTAACCGTTTTATATTAACAGCTATTAAACTTGCATTTTCAATATTATCAGGTAAAGCGTAGACTTGATGCCAAGTCTGATTTGAGTATGAATGGATTCAATGCTCTGCAATGGGCTTGACCACAACTATCACTCAAACAGTGATACTCCTAAATAGACTTTCTTAATTCTCTTGCCAAATGAACGTTTTTATAAAAACTGAACATCTGTTTACACTGAAGAATATGTATTTGgggaaactattctaaaaataaatcaatttgaaGTTTGGCTTATCAGTTatgtttgcctgtttttaaaatttcatgacaTGCTGAGATACTTTCAATGGAATTTGCTTTGTCAGAGTACAGATTACCTTAGATTTCTCCTTCGGTGTTTGTAGTGATCTTTAATGTTCTGGTCCTTCCATTTTCTCCCTAAAACAGAGACCCAGAAAAATTCTGAATTAGtgcaaaattatagaaaaattattaGATTCTAGGTTCATGTTACCCTGTGACTATGCCTGTTTTAGCCCCCCAAGTATTCTTCCTCCATGATGCAAACCATGGAACAGCATCACTGCACAAGAAACACTTCTTCTCCAATTGACTAAGTGATGGAAGCATATAATCCTTACCTATAGAGGCCAGATTCCTCATGGTTTCCCACATCACATCTCTGTAGAGATTCTTCTGGGAAGGATCCAGCAAAGCCCACTCCTCCTGGGTGAAGTTCACATCTACATCCTCGAAGGCCACTGAGTCCTGAAGCATCCCACACATGTGGAGAGGAGAATGGGTGAGACAGACAGGGCTAGGGAACTTTACTCAATTCCTAAGAAGTTCACGTTTCAGGGGTCTCCAAACATTTACTCCACTGTTTGGTCGGCATACTCACTTCCTTCCACACAGCAACTCTCATACTAGTATTGAACTACTGGGTAGAGCAATAGCAGTGTCTGATATCTTTCTTGGTGGTGGTTCCAAGGAGTAATACATGCTGCCTGAGTCACATCTAATGTCTGCTTGTACAGTGGACCTGGAGAACCTGTCATAACAAAGTCCTACCACCTAGTGAGGAAAAGAGTTTATACTAGCAGTGCTGAGACTGCTTACCCTTAAAAAAAGGCTCCTCACTCCTGACAACGTTCATCTGAGGTAGGAGACCAACAGGACTTGTTTTCTGATCACAACCCTCCTGGCCAAAACAGGATCTGGCACAGGCAGGTTAAAGTAAAGAAAGTGGCCAAAACCAGATGACGAGAACGGAGATCTCTAGAGGCTCTTGCTGCTCATTAGCATAAAACACTCCCACCAATgctatgacagtttacaaatgccatggcaatgaccTGAAAGTTATCACTCCTTCCTTAGAAAGTTTTAAATAAcccaccccttaatttgcatataattgaaAGTGGGTATATACGTAGTTGCCAAGAGCCCATATGTTGCTGACTCTGGGTGTACTGCCTATGAGTTAGCACGGATCCACAAAGACCAGTACTGTCAAATCAAAGACTGCCATCTAACACCATTGGTCTGCCCTTGAATTCTTCCCTGGGCAAAGCCAGAAACCACACTGGGATAAGCTCCAATTTTAGGGCACACCTGTCCTGTATCACATCCATTCCTGGTATCTAGCAAATGGATTTGGGGAAGGAGCCCAATGACCTATATAAGAGTAGCTTAGTGCCTAAactttttatggaaaaaatatgaaaatttctgGTCTCCCACCTTCCGAGAGTTTGGGATTTTGTTACACGCGTAACCCATACTGCCCACCTGATGAGCCCCCAGAAACACTCCAGGAAGCATTTCACATGTGTTCTCACAATTGGTAACCGGGAAAATTAATCCCATCTTCTGTTGTTACACTAAGAGAGAATACTCACAAGCTCGTACCTATCCTGCAGATCAAATATAATTAAGTACTAAATGAAGGATtttttaccatctttttttttttgagatggagtctggctctcagtcgcccaggcgggagtgcagtggtgcaatctcggctcactgcaagctccgcctcccgagttcaagccattctcctgcctcagcttcccgagtagctgggactacaggtgcccgccaccacgcccagctaattttttgtattttttagtagagacggagtttcgtgttagccaggatggtctcgacctcctgacctcgtgatccgcccaccttggcctcccaaagtgttgggattacagacgtgagccaccaggcccgtgcccggctgttttttttttttttttgagacggagtctcgctctgttgcccaggctggagtgcagtgaccagatctcagctcactgcaagctccgcctcccaggtttacgccattctcctgcctcagcctcccgagtagctgggactacattaggtggggctacaggcgcccgccacctcacccggtttttttttttttttttttttttttgtatttttttagtagagacggggtttcaccgtgttagccaggatggtctcgatctcctgacctcgtgatccgcccatctcggcctcccaaagtgctgggattacaggcttgagccaccgcgcccggccttttttttttttttgatgaagtcttgctcggccgcccaggctggagtgcagtggcagggtcttgggtcactgcaacctctgcctcccaggctcaagcgattatcccgcctcaacctcctgaggaggtgggagtacaggcatgtgccaccacactcagctaatttttgtatttttaaatagagatggggtttcaccatgttggccaggctggtctcaaactcctgacctcaagtgatctgccagcctcggcctcccaaagtgctgggattaccggcgtgagccaccgcacccagcttcgTGAATCTTCACTaaattggtaaaaataaattGGTGAATTCACCAATTTATCTACCTATTTTCTCATCAAAATGTATTCAGTGGCCAGGTGAACAGGCTTGTACCTGTAATTCCATCgcattgggaggttgaggcagaaggactgtttgagcccaggagttcaagatcagtttgggcaatgcagtgagaacctccgtctctacaaaaaatttttaaaaatcagccagcagtgctggtgcatgcctgtagtcccagctactcaggaggctgaggtgagaggactgctcgagcccaggagtatgagaatGCAGCAGGCTATGAtgggtgctactgcactccaacttgggcaaaagaggaagaccctatctcaaaatagatagatagatagatagatagatagatagatagatagatagatagatagatagatacatacatacatacatacatacatagacacaGATAGATTCAGTTATGTGAAGCCATAATGAAGAGTGATTCTCCCTATTTCTCTGAGCTTTTTCTCTCTGTAGCCTTCTCAAGGCTAAACTCTAGGATTCTATTTGAAATCACAAAAaaggggctgggagtggtggctcacgcctaaaatcccagcactttgggaggccaaggtaggaggatcacttgagctcaggagtttgacaccagcctgggcaacatggtgaaaccctatctctacaaaaaattagccagttgtgtaGTCTgcacctatggtcctagctactgaggaggctgaggtgggaggactgcttgaaccagggaggtggaggctgcagtgagccatgattgtgccactgaactccagcctggagccagactatgtctcaaacaaacaaacaaaaataacaacaaaatcacaaaaaAGAACAGACTGAGAAACTTACTGCATatttttctgggggaaaaaaattaaatacaaatttttaacaaatataagggtagatatttatttttctgagatccACCTCTTAtctctttggaaatattttagcCTAACTTTCAAGCTTTAAtggtaaaatacattttacatgacAAAGTAAGTAAACAAATCTTCTTAATGTGACAAAATCAGGGAAAGCCACTGCTGACCAGGAACACAGAGAAATCTGACTTAACTGCCCAGTCAGGTCATCCTACCACATGGGACATCTCCCAAACCCCCATCCTGGTGCTGCTCACTGACCCTTCCCAGAGACAGTGGATtgtgcccccacccccatgcctCAGTGCATTTTGCTTTTCAAGTTCTTGCATAACCTGGCAGAGGTGGGTTTTCCTTGTCTTTTGGGATTTTTCTCGCTTCAAATACTCTGAAGGAATCCAGAGGGCAAGAATCATTTTCTGTCTTTCCCCTCAATACCTCCATCCAATTAGCTGACCACAAACGTGTCTTCAAAGAATGAAAACTGGGGCTGgagaaaaataagctgggtgtccCAAAGGGTGAGCTTTTCAGAGGAAGGGTAAACCATGTCACTGCTTCCAGGCCCAAGGCATCCAGCGGGCATCCAGCTCATGAGGGGCCGCATGAACTGATATTCACTAGACCCTTCAAGAGACATGGAAGCTATGGGCTTCTTGGGGCAGCCCCAGTCAGTTCTGAACCCCAGGACCAGGAGAAGAGAGGGCAGGCTGAGGACAATCAACCCTGCAAAGTTTCCAAAGGGGAACCTCAACTCAAAGGCATTCTGATAAGGGTTTGCACTTGGGGAAGATAAAGGAGAGACACAAAGGTTTTTGACAATGGAGTTTCAGGTGGTTATTCTCTGCTTACCTCTCAGGCGAAAAGGtcacaaacacaaaataaatctttataaaaCAGTCATCCACTGCTTTCTGTAAAAATGATAAACTTAAAATATGACATCTGTCTCTAACGGAGAACGAAGGATAAATACcttggtgtggtggttcatgcctgtaattccagcactttgggaggccgaggtgggtggatcacttaaagtcaggggtttgagaccagcctggccaacacggtgagaccccatctctactgaaaaatacaaaaaaatggccgggcgcggtggctcacgcctgtaatcccagcactttggaaggccgagacaggcggatcgtgaggtcaggagatcgaggaccatcctggctaacacagtgaaaccccgtctctactaaaaatacaaaaaaaattagccaggcgcagtggcgggcgcctgtagtcccagctactctggaggctgaggcaggagaatggcgtgaacttgggaggcggagcttacagtgagccgagatcgcgcctctgatctccagcctgggcgactcagtgagacttgtctccaaaaaataaaacaaaacaaaacaaaacaaaacaaattagctgggcgtggtggcaggcgcctgtaatcccagctattggggaggctgaggcaggaaaatcgcttgaactcaggaggcggaggttgcagtgagtggagattgcgccactgcagcctgggcgacagagtgagaccccatctaaaaataataataataaaccagaCAAATAGTTGATAACACTGTGCATTCAAGAACAGAGGTTGGTGTTGGGGACTGCGGAAATTATACCTACAGTTTAGGAGTTTGCTGTTAGATCAAGGACAGttaggctgggggtggggagctcGGGGGTGGATTTCATACCCTGCTTCCCACACATTTGAGCAACTCAGATGAAACAAAATCGGATGCTGATGGCGAGGAGGCCTGGGCCGCTCCAGCCATGTCGGACCCTGGGCCCCTGCACACTTGCCATTTCCCATACTCGCCATTTCCCATCTTccggtgtctcctgggtcctccCTCCGGCTGCCACGGCCAGCGCAGAGCACTGGTCTCACTGGCAGGGAAGCCAGGAGCCAGAAGAGTAAGGTAATGCAGCCGgcgcaagaaaagaaaattcgtAAGATCGTACAGGGTGGGGTAAGTTTGGGGGCAGACAGGGCTCGGAGAAGCGCCTGATTGGTCAGTAATATGCCATCCTGGTGTCCCTAACTGGATATAACTTCAGGCTCCGCCCCCTGTGGCTTGAGGGGCAGAACACTTAAGATGTCTCAACAGGGATCTGACATGGTTCTAGCACACACTCTATGTAGTGGTGCCCTTACCTCCAGGTTCCAGATACCCATGTCCAAAGTCAAGGTCACATATGACACTAAAACTTTTAACCAATGCAAAAATGATGATAAACCATACCTGTATGTTTATGGGGAATCATTATTGTTAACCTCAAAAAGGCAGGACTGTCTATATTGCTATGTACTATCTACATCCACACTTAAGCAGTTCCTGAATAGTACTGAAGACATAGTAGAGGTAGAAATATAAATGACCAGTGGTGACATTTCTTCACTCACTGATGTCGCCACCCTCTATACAGAACATACATACCCTCAGCTTCCGTATTATCTCACACCATCAATTTCCTTCAAAGTGCTTATTTCCTTCTTATAAACCAGTCTTACCATTTTTTTCAACCCCTCTCCTTTCTCACAAAAATATAAGCACCAGGATTTCAATAATTTATTCACTTCGTGTTCCTGTATCAGAGCCTTGAGTGCCTGCATCATTCGTGCTTAATTCTAGATGTTTTGAGTCTACAGTTCTGGCATATGAGGCATATTGAAAAATTAGCATCAAGAGCATATCACCTGAGCAAGAGAGGCTTGATTAGAATACTGATCATGTCTCTCTCCCTTGCTAGGTTTATATTCTCACAACTTTCCTAGAGCTATTAGCCTAATTTGACTAATAAgggagactttaaaaaattatgagtagttgactgggcactgtggctcatgcctgtaatcttggcactttgggaggccgaggcaggtggatcatgaggtcaggggatcaagaccatcctggctaacatggtgaaaccccgtctctactaaaaatacaaaaaattagccaggtgtggtggcgggcacctgtagtcccagctactcgggaagctgaggcaggagaatggtgtgaacccaggaggcggagcttgcagtgagctgagattgcgccactgcactccagcctggacgacagagccagactccgtctcaaaaaaaaaaaaaaaaaaaaaattatcaatagtTAGAATTTATGTATTTCAACTGAGGTATCTTATGGGAAGCCATGTCTAATTCATCATAAGAACTATTTCAGTATTTAGGTAATAAATTTAGCACTACTCCATCCTTTTTACTTCTAGGTAAGAACTATCACAATAACTAAGGCCAGAAATAACCTTGCTTCTTCATAGTATACAATCCAGAGAAGTTTCTTGCTTCTTTGAATAGCAATCGATATACCTAAAGCAAGCACAAGTCCTATAAGAAATtctttggggccaggtgtggtggctcatgcctgtaatcccagcactttgggaggccaaggctggcagatcacccgaggtcaggagttcgagaccaccctggccaacatggagaaacctcgtctctataaaaaacacagaaattacccaggcatggtgatctgtgcctgtaattccagctactccggaggctgaggcaggagaatcgcttgaacctgggaagcagaggttgcagtgagcccagattgtgccactgtactctagcctgggtgacagagtgagactccatctccaaaaaaaaaaaagaaaagaaaagaaaagaaaagaaaaaagaaattcttctgAGCTCTCTCCTACTGATACACCACACAGTCACGTATGGTTTGCTATCgtatttatgacttttttttataCCTTCTTTGACAAGAGGTATGGTCCTTATGATCTTTGGGAAAAGGTTAAAAGCTTGATTTAACTTTTGGTATCATAAGTGAATGAGAAGTAATTCTTGTGATACAAACTGTGACTACATGAGCATgaaaatttatgtgaaaaaaaacACACCTAAAATTGTATGCACAGAATATtgattcacaatttttttttttttttgtgagacggagtctcactctgtcacccaggctggagtgtagtggcacgatcacggctcactgaaagctccgcctcccaggttcacaccattctcctgcctcagcctcccgagtagctgggactacaggcgcctgccaccatgcctagctcatttttgtatatttagtagagacagggtttcaccatgttagccaggatggtctcgatctcctgaccttgtgatccacccaccttggcctcccaaagtactgggattacaggtgtgagtcaccacgcccagcccaattcacaatatttaacaaataacaCCACAAAATTATAAAGTTTATTATAAAGTTGATCTGATCCATGATtgcaatggaatttttttttttttttttttgagacagagtctcgctcgtcgcccaggctggggtgcagtggcatgatctcggctcactgcaagctccacctcccgggttcacaccattctcttgcctcagcctcctgagtagctgggactacaggcgcccgccaccacgcccggctaattttttttttttgtatttttagtagagatggggtttcaccatgttagccaggatggtctcaatctcctgacctcgtgatctgcccacctcagcctcccaaagtgctgggattacaagcgtgagccgccgtgcccagcctgcaatggaatattttgataTAACTTAGcagcaaatgaaaaagacattAACATTTGTTAGCATACATGCTGTTCGAAACCAGTTAGTAAACTATTTCTAAGGAACATGTCCAAAAATGTTGCTTGAGGAAATAAGGCATACTATGTTTGATCACACACAATGAAACCTAACTCAGGGACTACATTCAGCTGTGAATAACAGGAAAGGCCCACAATCTTCCTGATATAACGAAGGTGCTTAATCTCACAAAAGAGTTCTGGGTGAAAGCAGACACTGCAGAAAGAGTACataaacggccgggcgcggtggctcaagcctgtaatcccagctctttgggaggccgagacgggcggatcacgaggtcaggagatcgagaccatcctggctaacacagtgaaaccccgtctctactaaaaactacaaacttgcagtgagctgagatccggccacagcactccagcctgggtgacagagcgagactccgtctcaaaaaaaaaaaaaaaaaaaaagagtacataaaTAAGTTCCCATGTAGCTGTTTTTGACAGCACCATTGTGGATGTAGatgtcaaactaaaaagctttttaGCACAGCAAAGGACACAATTAACAGAGTGGAAGGGCAGGCAACACACggagtgggagaaaatacttgcaaacgtGATATCTGATAAGGTgttaaaatccaaaatatataaagaattcaaacagctcaacagcaagaaaaacaacccaattttaaattttacttatttattcatttatttatttttgagactgagtctcactctaacACCCacgttggagagcagtggtgtaatcttggctcactgcaacctctgcctcgcaggttcaagccatcctcccacctcagctgggagtagctgggaccacaggtatgggccatcatgctcagctaatttttttgtatatttggtagagatgaggttttgccatgttgcacaggctggtctcaaactcccaacctcatgcaatccacctgcctcagactcccaaagtgctgagattacaggcataagccactgggcctggactccaattttttaaatgggcaaaggatctaaacagacatttcttaaagaaCACACATAAATGACAAAGAcattcatgaaaaaatatttaacatcctgaatcattagggaaatgcaaactaaaacctcAATGAGACAACACTTCACACCCGCTAGAATGACTGTTaccaaaaagatttttaaaaaggctgggcgcagtggctcatgcctgtaatcccagcattttgggaggccaaggcaggcagatcacgaggtcaggatttcaagaccagcctagccaacatggtgaaatcccatctctactaaaaatacaaaaattagctgggcatggtggtgcatgcctgtaatcccagctactcaggaggctgaggcaggagaattgcttgaactggacctgggaggtggaggttgcagtgagccgagatcacgctactgcacttcagcctgggctacagagcgagactccgtctcaaaaaaaaaaaaaaaaaaaaaaatcccatactCAAGTGAGATGTAGTCCAGAAAAGCAAAATTGTTTTCACATTTGAAAATCACAATATTAACAGAATCAGTATCAAAAACATTTGACAAAGGTCAATATTCTTTCAATACCTCTTCCACTATGAAAACACTCAGTAAACCGGAAATGGAAGCGAATTTCTTTAACCTGAAATAAGGTATCCAAGAAAACCTCACTATAACATCATACTGATGGTGACACTGAATGTTTCCCCCTAAGATCAaatacaagacaaggatgtctgttTTTGACACAGCTATTCAACATGCTAAAAGAGGTGctaccagggcaatcaggcaagaaaatgaaataaaagcattcCAGATTTTAAAGGGCATACAAACATAGCCTCTGTCTCCCTATCAAACATACAAAATCACTCATATTTTGTCACTGCACATATAGGTGGATACACCCAGGCAGACACACAAATCCTCAGAGATAACACTTCAGAGACATAAACAGGTGCTTGCAGAGACAAACACAGCCCAGGCCTCTCCACTCCttcccagctctctctctctccttaggACTAAGCACCACCTGACACACTGCATATTCTACTTATATCTTGTTTCTTGTCTCCCACCCTGCTTCAGGCAGATAGGGTTATTTGTTCAGCTCTGTTTAATGCAGCACCCACTAGGAGGTCTGTTACAAAAAAGGAGATTAATACTCATGGaaaggctgggcccagtggctcaagtctgtaatcccagcactttgggaggctgaggcaagtgaaatcacctgaggtcaggagtttgagaccagcctagccaacatgttgaaacctcatctctactaaaaatacaaaaattagctgggcatggtggcaagcgcctgtaatcccagttacttgggaggctgaagcaggagaatcgcttgaaccagggaggcagaggttgcagtgagccgagatcacgccacttcactcccacctgggcaacaaactccgtctcaaaaaaaaaaaatactcgtTGAATCAGGAGATCATACACACAGAGGGGTTTTACACAAACCTCATCATAAGCCCACGTTTACTTGATTTTCAGAATGAATTCTTCAAAACCCATCCTATGTGGCAGAGGGGTGTCTCTTAACCTCCAGACCAAAGGCAAGTTTATCCAAATGAGCTGAAAATTTAGGTCCAGGCAAACACTTGTACacagatgtttacagcagcattattcataattttcaaaatttggaAGCTACTAAGATGCCTTACAGTAGATAAATGGATACGTAACAGCTACCTCCAGACAATGGAg
This Rhinopithecus roxellana isolate Shanxi Qingling chromosome 8, ASM756505v1, whole genome shotgun sequence DNA region includes the following protein-coding sequences:
- the ZNF136 gene encoding zinc finger protein 136 isoform X1, which codes for MDSVAFEDVDVNFTQEEWALLDPSQKNLYRDVMWETMRNLASIGRKWKDQNIKDHYKHRRRNLRSHMLERFYQSKDGSQRGGIFSQFANQNPSKKIPGVKLCESFVYGEVSMGHSSLNRHIRDHSGHEPKEYQEYGEKADRRNQCWKPFSSHHSFRTHEIIHTGEKLYDCKECGKTFFSLKRIRRHIITHSGYTPYKCKVCGKAFDYPSRFRTHERSHTGEKPYECKECGKAFTCITSVRRHMIKHTGDGPYKCQVCGKPFHSLSSFQVHERIHTGEKPFKCKQCGKAFSCSPTLRIHERTHTGEKPYECKQCGKAFSYLPSLRLHERIHTGEKPFVCKQCGKAFRSASTFQIHERTHTGEKPYECKECGEAFSCIPSMRRHMIKHTGEGPYKCKVCGKPFHSLSPFRIHERTHTGEKPYVCKHCGKAFVSSTSIRIHERTHTGEKPYECKQCGKAFSYLNSFRTHEMIHTGEKPFECKRCGKAFRSSSSFRLHERTHTGQKPYHCKECGKAYSCRASFQRHMLTHAEDGPPYKCMWESL
- the ZNF136 gene encoding zinc finger protein 136 isoform X2, with amino-acid sequence MWETMRNLASIGRKWKDQNIKDHYKHRRRNLRSHMLERFYQSKDGSQRGGIFSQFANQNPSKKIPGVKLCESFVYGEVSMGHSSLNRHIRDHSGHEPKEYQEYGEKADRRNQCWKPFSSHHSFRTHEIIHTGEKLYDCKECGKTFFSLKRIRRHIITHSGYTPYKCKVCGKAFDYPSRFRTHERSHTGEKPYECKECGKAFTCITSVRRHMIKHTGDGPYKCQVCGKPFHSLSSFQVHERIHTGEKPFKCKQCGKAFSCSPTLRIHERTHTGEKPYECKQCGKAFSYLPSLRLHERIHTGEKPFVCKQCGKAFRSASTFQIHERTHTGEKPYECKECGEAFSCIPSMRRHMIKHTGEGPYKCKVCGKPFHSLSPFRIHERTHTGEKPYVCKHCGKAFVSSTSIRIHERTHTGEKPYECKQCGKAFSYLNSFRTHEMIHTGEKPFECKRCGKAFRSSSSFRLHERTHTGQKPYHCKECGKAYSCRASFQRHMLTHAEDGPPYKCMWESL